Proteins encoded within one genomic window of Cyprinus carpio isolate SPL01 chromosome A15, ASM1834038v1, whole genome shotgun sequence:
- the LOC109111622 gene encoding protein MB21D2, with translation MAAPALSSRAGSAGSSPTATPNNTKLAPHSPELDFRSGTRIEELNRLIAEFSKHEQREYDDQALEIHTAKDFIFSISGMVQKLDQKLPVANEYLLLSGGVREGVIDMDLDELTVYARGADYDMDFTLLVPALKLHDRNQPVTLDMRHSALCHSWLSLRLFDEGTINKWKDCCTVVDHVNGGHQLLFSPTLVALDWFYESISMVLAEIQKKPQRGVPRVEKVERNATVISIILGVGGSRMLYDVVPVVSFKGWPAVAQSWLMENHFWDGKITEEEVISGFYLLPACSSTGQKENEWRLSFARSEVQLKKCISASLMQAYQACKALIIKLLSRPKAISPYHLRSLMLWACDRLPHTFLAQEDYAAHFLLGLIDDLQHCLVNKTCPNYFIPQCNMLEHLSDDAAMLHARKLSSVRSDPAEHLRSAIEHAKAASRLTLELQWRGGSSNLSSPLSDTGADQQPDDRLAKKLQQLVTENPGKSISVFINPDDVTRPTFALDDKFF, from the exons ATGGCGGCGCCTGCGCTCTCCAGCCGGGCTGGTTCAGCTGGCAGCAGCCCCACCGCCACCCCGAACAACACCAAACTCGCCCCGCACTCCCCCGAACTGGACTTCAGGTCCGGAACCAGGATCGAGGAGCTCAACCGGCTGATCGCCGAATTCAGCAAGCACGAGCAGCGCGAGTACGACGACCAGGCGCTCGAGATCCACACGGCCAAGGACTTCATCTTCTCCA ttTCAGGCATGGTGCAGAAGTTGGACCAGAAGCTTCCGGTTGCCAACGAGTATCTGCTGTTGTCCGGCGGGGTCCGGGAAGGCGTGATAGACATGGATCTGGACGAGTTGACGGTGTACGCGCGGGGAGCTGATTACGACATGGACTTCACGTTACTGGTTCCTGCGCTCAAACTCCACGACCGAAACCAGCCGGTCACGCTAGACATGCGTCACTCGGCGCTCTGCCACTCCTGGCTCAGCCTGCGTCTGTTCGACGAGGGAACCATCAACAAGTGGAAGGACTGTTGCACGGTTGTAGACCATGTTAACGGTGGCCACCAATTACTTTTCTCACCCACGCTGGTGGCCCTAGACTGGTTCTATGAATCCATTAGCATGGTTCTGGCGGAGATTCAGAAGAAGCCGCAGCGCGGCGTCCCGCGGGTTGAGAAGGTTGAGCGCAATGCAACTGTCATCTCCATCATTTTGGGCGTCGGAGGCAGTCGGATGCTGTACGATGTGGTTCCAGTAGTCTCATTCAAAGGCTGGCCAGCAGTCGCCCAAAGCTGGCTAATGGAGAACCATTTTTGGGACGGGAAAATCACGGAGGAGGAAGTGATTAGTGGGTTTTATTTGCTGCCTGCTTGCTCTTCTACAGGCCAGAAGGAAAACGAATGGCGCTTGTCGTTTGCGCGCAGCGAGGTGCAGCTGAAGAAGTGCATCTCTGCGAGTCTCATGCAGGCGTACCAGGCTTGTAAAGCTCTGATTATTAAGCTTCTCTCTCGACCCAAAGCCATCAGTCCGTATCACCTGCGCTCGCTCATGCTTTGGGCCTGCGACCGCCTGCCGCATACGTTCTTGGCACAGGAAGATTACGCGGCACACTTTTTGCTCGGGTTGATTGACGACTTGCAGCACTGCTTGGTGAATAAGACCTGTCCGAATTActttatcccacaatgcaacatgCTAGAGCATCTCAGCGACGATGCGGCCATGCTGCATGCACGCAAGTTGTCGTCCGTTCGTTCCGACCCAGCGGAACACTTGCGGAGCGCGATCGAACACGCAAAAGCCGCGTCACGACTCACGCTTGAGCTCCAGTGGCGTGGAGGAAGCTCAAACTTGTCATCTCCACTGTCCGACACCGGAGCCGATCAGCAACCGGACGACCGGCTCGCGAAGAAACTCCAGCAGCTGGTCACAGAGAATCCTGGGAAGTCCATCTCAGTCTTCATCAACCCAGACGACGTCACGCGACCCACTTTCGCATTGGATGACAAATTCTTTTGA